Genomic segment of Kingella negevensis:
TTGATTGATGATTGCCACAAAATAGGTGGCGGGCTTCAATCACCGCTAATAGTCGGCGGAACTTATTTCCCTTGCAGGTATTGTATTACGTTCTCTCGACCCGCCTTTGACCTGTTATTTTTCAGTCCGCATATTTGAGGAGTGAAATAAAATCAAAGGCTTAAATCTTAATTTTTGAGATAGACACAAAAAAGCCGCATCTGACGGGTGCGATTGTGAACCGCTATTAGTAAGTGATGTTGTAAATTCTGCCTTGCTGTTGGCTGCTTGTCAAGATTTTTTTAATTTCAGTGTTCCGCAAATATGCGGAACATATAAAAATCAATAATTTAGACTAATAGATAGGTAACAAAAAAATCCGCACATGGCGGATTTGTAAAAAAGAATTACCCAAAATGGGTGGAGGTTGTCCTACACAAAACGAATGTGTTGGGTCGTTACCGATACCCACAACCCCCCATAACTTGAAATTCTGTTGCAATAACACACGAAAGGGCAACAAAATGAGAAATAGAAGATGTATAGATACAAAAAAGCCGTGCTGTTGCACGGTTGGCAACGTAAGGATAGGAAGCCCGAATCATAATCGCCTTATTTCAAAAATGCAAATTTTTTTGCATTCTCCATCTCCTTAATTTTCAGGAATAGGCAATAATCAATAACTTAACTAATTTTTCCTTTTCTAAAAATTGCAACATTTTTTTGTATTTCCCATCGGCTGAATTTTCAGCTTATGGCAATAATCAATAACTTACGTTTTTTCAGGCTGCTTTTTTGTGGCTTATTTGTCTTAATTTGTTCAAAAAAATAAAATTTGCGTGCATTTTTTTGAAAATGAACAAATGTAATTTATTGATTTATTGCGAATAACAAAATCCCTGTGGCGTGCCATATTCAAAAACCCTGTTTCATTCAGAAACAGGGTTTTTCGTTATTTCGCCAACGCAAAAATCTCAGCAATCGCTTCACGCGTGTAAACATCATCCAACTGCTTATAAACCGCATCTTTTGCAGCCGTATCAATCACTTGCTCCAACACGCTGCCTGAAATATTCAGTTGTGCCAAGCTGGTTGGCGTACCAATTTTGTCAAACCACGCTTTCAATGCCGCAATCCCCTCTTCTGCCGTGTTCAAACCAAAAATCTCTTTGGCAAAACGCTCAAATTGCGGACGATTGCGCTCTTTAAACCAAGTCATCCAAGCAGGCATTACCACAGACAACCCAGCCCCATGCGGCACATCGCACACCGCGCCCATTGCGTGTTCAATCATGTGATTAGGGAACGACAAGCCAAACGTGCCAACGTGCGTTAAACCATTCAACGCCATTGTTGCCGCCCATGCAAAATCGCCACGCGCTTCGGTATCGTCAGGATTTACCAACAAAGCTCAGTCGTTTTGATGATGGTTTTGATGTTGGCTTCCACTTGCAAATTAATGATTTCAGGCTGCACTTTTGCCGTGAAATAGCCTTCAATAGAATGCGCAATCACGTCTGAAGCGGAATACACCAAATAATCGCGGCTCACGGTGGCTTGCAATTTTGGGTTAATCACGGAAACTTTTGGGTACAACGCTGCGCCGTAAAGTGAATATTTTTGCAGCGTGGCTTCGTTGGTAATCACGCAGCCGCCGTTCATTTCGCTGCCTGTGGCGGCTAGGGTCATGATGTCAAAAATCGGCAAGGCTTCGGTAATTGGCGTTTTGTTTAGGAAACAGTCCCACAGATTGCCTGTGTATTTTGCGCCTGCGGCAATGGCTTTCGCGCTGTCCAAGCACGAGCCACCGCCCACGCTCAAAATGCAGTCTGCGCCTGATGATTTTGCCAGCGTAATCCCTTCTTCTACTTTGCTGAAGACTGGGTTGCTTTTAATACCGCCGAGTTCCACAAAATCAATGCCTTGCACTTTCAGGCTGCCTGAAACAGTGTCGAATAAACCTGATTGTTTGATGCGGTTGCTGCCATACACCAGCAGGGCTTTTTTTACGCCAAACGCTTGCATATATTCACCGATGTGTTGCTCTTTGTCTTCGCCAAATTCGATACGTGTGGGATTGCAGAAACTGAATGCGTACATGATTTGTGTCCTTTGTTTTGTGGTTTTAAAAGGGTAATCATACGCTTTTTTCAGGTTGAAACCTCTGCAAAATCTTCATCTTTGGCATTTTTCTTCGCTATGCGCTGCTATAGCTTTGAAAACTGCTCAAATCTGAAGTTTTGCAAATGTTTCAGGCTGCGAAAATGTTTTCAGGCTGCGTTTTGTTCTGTAAAACGCAGCCTGAAAACTGTTTTATTCATGTGTACCGCACACTGTACAACGTGGATTTTTCGCAAATTTAAAATTCTGCCACTCCCCCGTCAGCGCGGAATAACAGCGCAGCACGTTATTTGGCACGGGCAGACCCATTAAAATTTTCAGCGCGTCCACCGCTTGCAAGCTGCCAATCACACCCACGAGCGGCGAAAACACGCCAAACAACGCACACGCACCATCGTCTGCCTGCGCCATATCAAACACGCACGCATAACAGCCCAAATCAGGGCGATACACAGCAAGCTGCCCATCAAAACGCACCGCCGCGCCTGAAACCAGCGGCTTTTTCTGCGCGACACAAGCCGCGTTAATCGCTTGGCGCGTAGCGAAATTGTCGCTGCAATCCAAGACAACATCAGCGCGTTGGGCAAGTTGGTTCAACTCAGTTTTGCCAAGGTATTGCGTGTGGACTTCCACTTGGCAACTGGGGTTTCTTTGCTGCAAAAATTGCGCCATTTTTTCGGCTTTCAGGCTGCCGATGTCGGTTTCCGCGTAGGGAATTTGGCGTTGTAGGTTCGTGTCGTCAATCGTGTCGAGGTCGGCGATGATGATTTTGCCTAGCCCTGCGGCGGCAAGATACGGCAGCGCAGCAGAACCGAGTCCGCCGCAGCCAATCACAAGCGCGGTGGATTGCAGCAATTTTTCTTGGTTTTCTATGCCGATTTCGTTCAGCAAAATATGGCGACTGTATCGCAGAAGTTGTTGGTCGTTCATGGTTTGGGTTCTTTTTTTTTGAAGTTTGAAAATGCAGCCTGAAAAATGGGGGCGTTGTTTCAGGCTGCAAATAGGTTTGTGAATTTTTGCGGTTGAACATGGCGTTGCGCCGCCATACCCACGCTTTGGGTTTGTGAAATGTGGCTTGTTGCAGCCTGAAAAATATGTCGGCTATGAACCCGACATACCACTTATTTAATTTGATTGTTAATTAAACCACGCATAATGGTTTTGGTACTTTCTTTAATCCCTTTCCTGTTCTTAAGTTGGAATTTTTGAAATAGAACAACTAAAAGAATCCTTAGCTCTGGTTCCATACCGAATCTTAATTCACACTGTTGGACTCTAGGACTATGGTCGCACTTAATATAACTCACCAAATTCCCTTGATTATCTCTTTCCACATACAAATCATTAATAAGTGCAAATTTATTTTTCATATGATTACCCTCTCGTAGGATATTTGAAGAATTAGCATTATTCTGTTACGGATTTTGCTCACCAATAAACACTTATCAACAATCACAACCGCCCACAATATTCACGCTTTTGCTATGCAACGCTTCCAACGTGCTGCGATGCCCCACGCTCACAATCATACTTTCGGGCAGCGTTTTGCGGATAAGCTGATACAGCGCGGTTTCAGTCGGTTCGTCCAGCGCGGCGGTAGATTCGTCCAACAAAATCAGTTTGGGCTGGGCGAGCAACACGCGCACAAACGCAATGCGCTGCAATTCACCAGGCGACAAAATGTGTTGCCAGTCTTTCACTTTGTGCAGGTGTTCAACCAAATGCGCGAGCGAGCAATCATTCAACGCGCGGCGCAGCGTGTCTTCATCGGGCGACAAATCGGGATAGCAAATCGCTTCTTTCAGGCTGCCTTGTGGCACATACGCGCGTTGTGGCACGAACATGGTTTCGCGCAAATCGGGGGCGCAAATGCAGCCTGAACCGCCATGCGTCCACAAGTTCGCAAGCAAGCGCAGCAGCGATGTCTTACCGCAGCCTGAAACGCCTTTAATCAGCAAACTTTCGCCGTTTTTCACGTTTAAGTTGATGTTATCAATCAAGATTTCGCCATTAGGGCGCAACAGGGCAACTTGGCTAAGTTTCAGGCTGCCTGAAACGATTTGTCTTTCAGGCTGCGTGGGGTGTGGGTCGGTTTCCATGCTGGCGAGAAAACCGCTGAGCCGCTCTAATCGGGCACGATAGGCGGTGAATTGTTCGTAAAATAGGCGGAAAAACGATAGGGCTTTTTGCAGTCGGGCAAAGGCTTGCACGGTTTGCTGAATGTCGCCGATTTTGATTTGCCCTGCGAACAGGCGTGGGGCTTGCAAAATAATCGGCAAGAGTTGTATGCCTTGCGAAAACATGTCGTTGAAGCCGCTGAGTCCTATGCTTTGTCGGGCGATTCGCCAACGGTTGCGAATGATGTCGGCGAAGCATTGCGATAGGCGTTGTTGCTCGACGGTTTCGCCGTGATAAAAAGCGACGCTTTCGGCGTGGTCGCGCACTCGGATGAGGGAATAGCGGTAGTCGCCGTTGAGCCGTTCATTTTCATAATTGTATTGAATCAGTGGGTTACCTATCCACATGGCGGCAAATGTGGCAAGGATAACAAAAGTAAACACAGCGAAAACTAAGCCGTGGGGAATGCTGATTCCGAAGACGTTTAACACACCTGCCAGTCCCCATAATACGATGCCAAATTCGAGCGATGAAATCACGGAATTGAGCATTCCGCGCACAAATTCGATGGTGTTATCGATGAAGGTTTGTGCATCTTGCTGGATACGTTGGTCGATGTTATCGGGGGTGTAGCGGCGCATTTGTAGGTGGTAATAGTTTTTGTGCGCGAGCCATTTGGTGATAAGGACGCGGTTGAGCCGCTCTGACCATTTGATGGCGAGAGCTTGGTCGAAGAAATCGTTTACTGCGCCGTTGAATGTTCGCAGCAGCACAACGGCGGTGTTCATGGCGGCGAATTGCCAAAAGGCGGTTACGTTCATATCTTGCATGGACGTGTATAAACCGCTGGACATAAAGGTGCTTAATACGTTTAGGCGGACTTCAGTGAGCAGCAGGATAAGCATGGCGATGATGAATGCGATGATTTTCAGGCTGCTTTTTTTGTCGAGACAGGGGGTGATAACGTGGCGGAATTGTCGCGCAAATTGGGTGCGGCTAACGAGTGCGAGAATAATCGCGACAACAATAAGAATGCCACCTAGTGTTTGTAAGAGCCAAACGGGGGTGGCGTATAGGGTGGTTTGCCATTTTTGCATGGGTTTGGGTTTTCAGGCTGAGCTAAATAGGAAAGAGTCGTATTTTGCCATACTTCAGGCAGCCTGAAAAATATTCGCCAACACAATTCGCGTTTTCAAGCCCCAATAGCTTGCCAATCCCGTTGTGCTGTGAACCACTTTCCCATTTTTAATTAACACGATTGTTGGCGTAACTTTCACGCCCCACGCTTGCGATAATTCGCCGCGTTCATCGTTAATCGTGTCAAACGCAAGCTGATTTTGCTGCAAATAATCGCCCACCTCTTTCAAGCTGCCTGAACGCAACGCCACACCCAAAACAGGCACACCGTCCGCGTGTAAATCTTGAATCACAGGCGATGTGTGTTTGCAAATCCCACACCAGCTACCCCAAAAATACAGCACCAAAGTTTGGTTTTCGCTTGCCGTTGCCAACGTGGTTTGGCGGTTTTGCAGCGTGGTAAACGGCGCAGTTGCTGCGTTCACAGGTGCGGACGGTTTGCGCCAATAATCTACCGCCACGCTAATGATGAGCAGCATCAGCAGCGTTTGTGCGATTTGTTTTGTCCAGTAAATGAATTTTGCTTTCATAGATTTGATGTGTGAAAAAATGGAATTGTAGCAAAACACATTTTCAGGCTGCCTGAAAGCTAATTTTTACATTAAAATAAAACGATAGTTAATTTAAATTTACAGGAGAAATAAATGCCATTTACCCTTGCCCACCCTGTCGCCGTTTTACCATTGGCGCGTTGTCGTTACGCATATTTGCCTGCATTGGTGCTGGGCAGCATTGCGCCTGATTTGCCATATTTTTTGGGCGGACGTGCGGCGTTTAGCTGGGGGCATTCGTTGCTTGGCGCGGTGTATTTAGTGCCGTTATGCGCTATTTTGTATGGTTTTTATGTGAAATTTTGGCGTGAAGCATTGCGAGATTATTTGCCTTGTTGCATCAATCCATTTACGCCCACTTTCAGGCTGCCTGAATGGTGGATTTGGCTGTGTTCGCTGTTTTTCGGAATCGCAACGCATGATTTTTTAGACGCTTTTACGCATGAAACAGGTTATTTTGTAAACCATTTGCCGTTTTTGCGTGAATATTTTTTGGGGCTGCCTGTGTTTAAATGGCTGCAATATAGTGGCGGCGTTTTGGGTTTGGCGGCGTGTGGCTGGTTTATGTGGCGATTTCGAGTGGCGCAAAATGGGCGCGTATCGAAACAACAGAAATGGCATTTTTGGGCGAAATGTGGCGCGTTGGCATTGATTGGTTTGGGATTGTGGCAATGGCTTGCGCCTGTGGCGTTGGGGAATTTGGCGACTGCTGTGATTCGCGCGGTAGATTGCGCGGTAGTCGCTTTTAGTTTATTGACGATAAAATGGCGTTTTCAGGCAGTCTGAAAACCCATGGCACACTAAATAACTCAAACAAGAAAATTACCATGTTTTTCAATAAAGACAGTTTCTTATTTGCACTTATGTTACTGGGTAGCCTAATTTTTACCACTTTCTCTGGTTGGAATTTTCATCTATCAGAAAAATCGTTTTTTATGGCAACACAGAAACATTATGTTGCTAACACTTTGATTTATTGAAATTATGTATATAAAAACTATGATTTTCTTTCTTTTCAATTAGGCGGCCGAACAGCAAGAGTGCAATGTAATGTAAGAACGAATAAATTAGCTCCTCAAGAATATAAAATCCTCTGTGATAAATCTTTGGTTGGCCAAACCATTCAAGCAAAAAACATCGAATTTTTAGACCTTATGCACTCAAGAAAAGACGGCATTTTTCTAAAAGGCACATTTTATACAAATGGGAAAACCATTGTTTTAAATATCAATAAGCAATCCGATTTTGTGCAAAATTCCATCTCCTCTACCAAAAGAAGTTTTTGGATATGGTATGCGCTCGCTGGCGGTTCATTAACATATTGTCTGATTTGTATCGTGCTTATTATTGATGAACGAAGACGGTATTGGAAATCCAACTAGCGCAATTTATTTTCAGGCAGCCTGAAAATGCTAAATTACGTTAAAATTCCCCTTTTAAACCCTTTTCAGGCAGCCTGAAACATGAAAACACTCGAATTAGCCAAACAAATCCTAGCCGAACAATCCATTACCCCAGACGACAAAAATTGCCAAAAAATCCTGATTGACCGCCTACGCGCCATCGGATTTAGTATCAAAGAAATGCACTTTGGCGACACCAAAAATTTCTACGCCAAACTCGGCGACACCGCGCCCGTACTCTGTTTCGCAGGACACACCGATGTCGTGCCAACAGGCGATTTGAGCAAATGGACATTCGACCCATTCACGCCCACCGAACACAACGGCAAACTCTACGC
This window contains:
- a CDS encoding iron-containing alcohol dehydrogenase, producing the protein MLVNPDDTEARGDFAWAATMALNGLTHVGTFGLSFPNHMIEHAMGAVCDVPHGAGLSVVMPAWMTWFKERNRPQFERFAKEIFGLNTAEEGIAALKAWFDKIGTPTSLAQLNISGSVLEQVIDTAAKDAVYKQLDDVYTREAIAEIFALAK
- a CDS encoding iron-containing alcohol dehydrogenase → MYAFSFCNPTRIEFGEDKEQHIGEYMQAFGVKKALLVYGSNRIKQSGLFDTVSGSLKVQGIDFVELGGIKSNPVFSKVEEGITLAKSSGADCILSVGGGSCLDSAKAIAAGAKYTGNLWDCFLNKTPITEALPIFDIMTLAATGSEMNGGCVITNEATLQKYSLYGAALYPKVSVINPKLQATVSRDYLVYSASDVIAHSIEGYFTAKVQPEIINLQVEANIKTIIKTTELCW
- a CDS encoding HesA/MoeB/ThiF family protein, with product MNDQQLLRYSRHILLNEIGIENQEKLLQSTALVIGCGGLGSAALPYLAAAGLGKIIIADLDTIDDTNLQRQIPYAETDIGSLKAEKMAQFLQQRNPSCQVEVHTQYLGKTELNQLAQRADVVLDCSDNFATRQAINAACVAQKKPLVSGAAVRFDGQLAVYRPDLGCYACVFDMAQADDGACALFGVFSPLVGVIGSLQAVDALKILMGLPVPNNVLRCYSALTGEWQNFKFAKNPRCTVCGTHE
- a CDS encoding ABC transporter ATP-binding protein/permease, whose protein sequence is MQKWQTTLYATPVWLLQTLGGILIVVAIILALVSRTQFARQFRHVITPCLDKKSSLKIIAFIIAMLILLLTEVRLNVLSTFMSSGLYTSMQDMNVTAFWQFAAMNTAVVLLRTFNGAVNDFFDQALAIKWSERLNRVLITKWLAHKNYYHLQMRRYTPDNIDQRIQQDAQTFIDNTIEFVRGMLNSVISSLEFGIVLWGLAGVLNVFGISIPHGLVFAVFTFVILATFAAMWIGNPLIQYNYENERLNGDYRYSLIRVRDHAESVAFYHGETVEQQRLSQCFADIIRNRWRIARQSIGLSGFNDMFSQGIQLLPIILQAPRLFAGQIKIGDIQQTVQAFARLQKALSFFRLFYEQFTAYRARLERLSGFLASMETDPHPTQPERQIVSGSLKLSQVALLRPNGEILIDNINLNVKNGESLLIKGVSGCGKTSLLRLLANLWTHGGSGCICAPDLRETMFVPQRAYVPQGSLKEAICYPDLSPDEDTLRRALNDCSLAHLVEHLHKVKDWQHILSPGELQRIAFVRVLLAQPKLILLDESTAALDEPTETALYQLIRKTLPESMIVSVGHRSTLEALHSKSVNIVGGCDC
- a CDS encoding protein disulfide oxidoreductase produces the protein MKAKFIYWTKQIAQTLLMLLIISVAVDYWRKPSAPVNAATAPFTTLQNRQTTLATASENQTLVLYFWGSWCGICKHTSPVIQDLHADGVPVLGVALRSGSLKEVGDYLQQNQLAFDTINDERGELSQAWGVKVTPTIVLIKNGKVVHSTTGLASYWGLKTRIVLANIFQAA
- a CDS encoding DUF4184 family protein is translated as MPFTLAHPVAVLPLARCRYAYLPALVLGSIAPDLPYFLGGRAAFSWGHSLLGAVYLVPLCAILYGFYVKFWREALRDYLPCCINPFTPTFRLPEWWIWLCSLFFGIATHDFLDAFTHETGYFVNHLPFLREYFLGLPVFKWLQYSGGVLGLAACGWFMWRFRVAQNGRVSKQQKWHFWAKCGALALIGLGLWQWLAPVALGNLATAVIRAVDCAVVAFSLLTIKWRFQAV